In Pikeienuella piscinae, the sequence TTGAGAAGAAGTAATCTTTCAGCCTGTCCTCCATGCCGATGACGTTCAGCGGATGCAGAAACACCGGCAGGCGCAATTCCGAAAGGACCTCATAAACCGGCCAGAACGCCACGTCCGCGAGCTCCCGGTCAAGGATGCAGGTGCCCAGATAAACGCCCTTCATGCCGGGCATGGCGGCGATGCGCCGGGCCTCCTTGATGGCGAGGTCCGGCTTCTGCATCGGCAGCGTGGCGAGACCGTAGAGCCGTTCGGGATGCTTTGCGTGCGCCTCGGATAGGCTGTCGTTGAACGTCACGCACAATTTCTCCGAGAGCGCATCGTCCGCCCAATAGGCCATCGGCTGGGTAAGAGACAGAGCCTGGGCCTGAACGCCCTGACCGTCCATGGCCGCGATCCGAAGGTCGAGGTCGATGAACTTCGCCTCGATTGGCCCGGCATGCAGCGGCGGCGCCTTTACGACAGGGCCGGCATCCGTGCGCTTGAAGTTGGCGCCGCACTCCTCCCCTTCTCGCTCGATGAGATCGAGGAACGCGTCGGGGTAATAGTGGGCGTGAATATCGAAGGCGGACGTCCGGGCGATATCGCACCCCCGACATTGACAGGTTGC encodes:
- a CDS encoding amidohydrolase family protein, which translates into the protein MNEKTARGGHAATCQCRGCDIARTSAFDIHAHYYPDAFLDLIEREGEECGANFKRTDAGPVVKAPPLHAGPIEAKFIDLDLRIAAMDGQGVQAQALSLTQPMAYWADDALSEKLCVTFNDSLSEAHAKHPERLYGLATLPMQKPDLAIKEARRIAAMPGMKGVYLGTCILDRELADVAFWPVYEVLSELRLPVFLHPLNVIGMEDRLKDYFFSNLLGNPMDNTIAAAYLVFGGVLDRFPDLDIVLPHGGGAFPFLIGRLEHGWRVRAECKHLERSPREYLSRFYYDTITHDASALKYLIDVVGADRVLLGSDYCFDMGCEQPRRILTENQSISDADKQAIMETNARRLLKI